A single Brucella intermedia LMG 3301 DNA region contains:
- a CDS encoding gamma-glutamylcyclotransferase, whose translation MNDFWVFGYGSLMWRPGFAHVETVRARLYGYRRSLCIYSHVHRGTPDHPGLVLGLDAGGSCLGIAFRVPGDMTGEVMTYLREREMSNHVYHEKHLRLRLADGRSVDAVTYVADRHHIQYAGSLSAENAAAIVASARGDSGANVDYVANTLQHLRNMRVRDHWLEHVNDLIHRNINQNSTI comes from the coding sequence ATGAACGATTTCTGGGTTTTCGGCTATGGATCGCTGATGTGGCGACCCGGCTTTGCGCATGTGGAAACGGTCCGCGCACGTCTTTATGGCTACAGGCGCAGCCTTTGCATCTATTCGCATGTCCACCGCGGAACACCGGACCATCCCGGCCTGGTGCTGGGATTGGATGCCGGCGGCTCGTGCCTCGGCATCGCCTTTCGCGTGCCCGGCGACATGACCGGCGAAGTGATGACCTATCTGCGTGAACGTGAAATGTCGAACCACGTTTATCACGAGAAGCATCTCCGTCTGCGTCTCGCCGACGGTCGCAGTGTCGATGCGGTCACCTATGTAGCGGACCGCCATCACATCCAATATGCCGGTTCGCTTTCAGCCGAGAACGCGGCGGCAATCGTCGCGTCCGCCCGCGGCGATTCAGGTGCCAATGTGGATTATGTCGCCAATACGCTCCAGCATCTGCGCAATATGCGCGTGCGCGACCACTGGCTGGAACACGTCAACGATCTAATCCACCGCAATATCAACCAGAATTCGACGATTTAA
- a CDS encoding TIGR02302 family protein, with protein MTDRSNDRKDRPRLARDAFLRLFSGDGASLRRLRLRAFLSISFERFWPLILPLILLIGLFLSLGWFGLFGMMPRWLHFGVLALFGLAGLISIYLPFRFRAPTESDITSRIEAINGLVHEPLAVQTGHMATGEHDPFAVALWREHQRRMADRLKNLQSGLPYTRVPEHDPLGVRAAVALLFVTAFAYSFSPNSGRLADAFHIRPGDGTAVARIDAWVTPPRYTGRAPVFLTATNEGVEAAINVPQGSILSVRVIGGGSERLTATDAKGERRDVQPVNAGEDQKAPAEQAVVDGSRNFRYDLQQDETLALSGTDARWKFSVTPDNPPTIRFTKEPGRALNGTLQLSYQIDDDYAPVKAEGEIIPLNNDEDEEAAPLYDAPELPLALPRRGVKDATTSKDLTEHPWAGEKVALTLVVTDAAGQTGRSETKVITLPERPFSNPLARAVAEQRRILALDATQRDHVLDMLSAITLRPKETIKNAAHYLGLVTIGTRLRLARSDDDLRDAADYMWQVALGIEDGNLSAAEKRLRQAQEALKNALQNGASQEEIEKLSAELRKAMQDFLREFAQRQQQNPNARRAAPDPNARMLTEKDLQRMMDQIENLARQGSRDQAQELLSQLQNLMNNLQMGQAQQGQQGQGQGQQGQMQQQMNKLGELMQRQQKTMNETFDLDQKMQRQFGGSDGEGEFGDNMFPGDDGSMGGETENGQGQGGKGDVPPDMAEAMRKLQQQQKDLQSDLQKLMDDLKGMGIEPGKDFSDAGKSMGNATDALGRSEGAEANDQQGSALDALRRGGHDMMQKMQQAMGQDGQGQSGANGSRGRDPLGRQQGTGDSLNDDVKIPGEIDIQRAREILDEIRRKLGNALTPQMEKEYLQRLLKFD; from the coding sequence ATGACGGACCGTAGCAACGACAGGAAAGACAGGCCGCGCCTTGCGCGAGATGCTTTTCTGCGGCTGTTTTCGGGCGACGGCGCCAGCCTCCGCCGGTTACGTCTGCGCGCCTTTCTCTCAATCAGCTTCGAGCGGTTCTGGCCGCTCATCCTGCCGCTGATACTTCTGATCGGCCTGTTTCTCAGCCTCGGCTGGTTTGGCCTGTTTGGCATGATGCCGCGGTGGCTGCATTTTGGCGTTCTGGCGCTTTTCGGGCTTGCCGGCCTCATATCGATCTATCTGCCGTTCAGGTTTCGAGCCCCGACCGAAAGTGACATTACAAGCCGTATCGAGGCGATCAACGGCCTTGTTCACGAACCGCTCGCAGTGCAGACGGGCCATATGGCAACCGGAGAACATGATCCATTTGCCGTGGCCTTATGGCGCGAACACCAGCGCCGCATGGCGGACCGGCTGAAAAACCTGCAATCCGGCCTGCCTTACACACGGGTCCCCGAACACGACCCTCTTGGCGTTCGAGCGGCGGTCGCCCTCCTTTTCGTAACTGCTTTCGCTTATAGTTTCAGTCCGAACAGCGGCCGCCTAGCCGATGCCTTTCATATCCGTCCGGGCGATGGCACTGCCGTTGCGCGCATCGATGCATGGGTGACGCCACCGCGCTACACCGGTCGCGCTCCCGTGTTCCTGACCGCCACGAACGAAGGCGTGGAGGCAGCAATCAACGTGCCGCAAGGCAGCATTCTTTCGGTCCGGGTGATTGGCGGCGGCTCTGAACGGCTCACCGCGACCGATGCGAAAGGCGAGCGCCGCGACGTGCAGCCGGTAAACGCCGGGGAAGACCAGAAGGCCCCTGCAGAACAGGCTGTCGTCGATGGCAGTCGCAATTTCCGCTATGATCTGCAGCAGGACGAAACTCTGGCGCTTTCCGGCACCGATGCCCGCTGGAAGTTTTCCGTTACTCCAGACAACCCGCCGACGATCCGCTTCACAAAAGAGCCGGGGCGAGCGTTGAATGGCACATTGCAGCTCTCCTACCAGATCGATGACGACTATGCGCCGGTTAAGGCCGAAGGTGAGATCATCCCGCTCAACAACGATGAGGATGAGGAAGCCGCGCCGCTTTACGACGCGCCGGAACTGCCGCTTGCTTTGCCGCGTCGCGGCGTAAAGGACGCCACCACTTCGAAGGACCTGACCGAGCACCCTTGGGCCGGCGAAAAGGTTGCGCTCACGCTGGTTGTAACCGATGCAGCAGGGCAAACGGGCCGCAGCGAAACCAAGGTTATCACCTTGCCGGAGCGCCCTTTCAGCAATCCCCTTGCCCGTGCTGTCGCGGAGCAGCGCCGTATTCTGGCGCTTGACGCGACGCAGCGCGACCATGTGCTCGACATGCTGTCGGCAATAACTCTCCGTCCGAAAGAAACCATCAAGAATGCCGCCCATTATCTGGGACTGGTCACGATTGGCACACGTCTGCGGCTTGCCAGAAGCGATGACGACTTGCGTGATGCGGCGGATTATATGTGGCAGGTCGCACTCGGTATCGAGGACGGCAATCTGTCCGCCGCCGAAAAACGCCTGCGGCAAGCACAGGAAGCCCTGAAGAACGCTCTGCAGAACGGCGCCTCGCAGGAGGAGATCGAAAAGCTGTCAGCAGAGCTGCGCAAGGCGATGCAGGACTTCCTGCGGGAGTTCGCCCAGCGCCAGCAGCAGAATCCGAATGCCCGCCGGGCCGCACCGGATCCAAATGCGCGGATGCTCACGGAAAAAGATCTACAGCGCATGATGGACCAGATTGAAAATCTAGCGCGTCAGGGCTCACGTGATCAGGCGCAAGAACTGCTGTCGCAATTGCAGAACCTGATGAACAACCTGCAGATGGGGCAGGCGCAGCAGGGTCAGCAAGGTCAAGGGCAAGGCCAGCAGGGCCAGATGCAGCAGCAGATGAACAAGCTTGGCGAATTGATGCAGCGCCAGCAAAAGACCATGAACGAGACCTTCGACCTCGATCAGAAAATGCAGCGTCAGTTCGGCGGCAGCGACGGTGAAGGCGAATTCGGCGACAACATGTTCCCGGGTGATGATGGTTCCATGGGCGGTGAAACCGAAAACGGACAAGGCCAGGGTGGGAAGGGCGATGTTCCGCCCGATATGGCGGAAGCCATGCGCAAGCTGCAACAGCAGCAGAAGGACCTCCAGTCCGATCTGCAGAAGCTGATGGACGATCTGAAAGGCATGGGCATCGAACCTGGCAAGGATTTTTCGGATGCCGGAAAATCAATGGGCAATGCAACGGACGCGCTGGGCCGCAGCGAAGGCGCGGAAGCAAATGACCAGCAAGGCAGTGCGCTTGACGCGCTGCGTCGCGGTGGGCACGACATGATGCAGAAGATGCAGCAGGCCATGGGTCAGGACGGACAGGGACAAAGCGGAGCCAACGGCAGCAGGGGCCGCGATCCACTCGGACGGCAGCAGGGTACCGGAGACAGCCTTAACGATGACGTCAAAATTCCCGGCGAAATCGATATTCAGCGCGCGCGTGAAATTCTCGATGAAATCCGCCGCAAGCTCGGTAATGCGCTGACGCCGCAGATGGAAAAGGAATATCTGCAGCGCCTGTTGAAATTCGATTGA
- the hpt gene encoding hypoxanthine phosphoribosyltransferase, whose translation MPEVGGKTIEVLFSPDEIAGRNLELAKAIAERKFHNLLTISILKGSFIFAADLIRAMHDAGVEPDVEFITVSSYGKGTTSTEVRLLRDIDSDVRDRDVLLIDDILESGKTLKFVRELMLERGARSVSIAVLLDKSVRRKVDLDADFVAFECPDYFVVGYGMDVGHAFRQLPYVGRVME comes from the coding sequence ATGCCCGAAGTCGGCGGCAAGACAATCGAAGTTCTCTTTAGTCCGGATGAGATTGCAGGCCGCAATCTTGAGCTTGCCAAGGCCATCGCTGAACGCAAGTTCCACAATCTGCTGACGATTTCGATCCTGAAAGGGTCCTTCATCTTTGCAGCCGACCTCATTCGGGCAATGCATGATGCGGGTGTGGAACCCGATGTGGAATTCATCACCGTTTCGAGCTACGGCAAGGGGACGACAAGCACGGAAGTTCGTCTGCTGCGCGATATCGACAGTGACGTGCGCGACCGCGATGTGCTTCTGATCGACGATATTCTGGAATCCGGCAAGACGCTGAAGTTCGTCCGCGAACTGATGCTGGAACGCGGAGCCCGCAGCGTCAGTATCGCCGTTCTTCTCGACAAGAGCGTGCGCCGCAAGGTCGATCTCGACGCCGATTTCGTGGCTTTCGAATGCCCGGATTATTTTGTCGTCGGCTATGGCATGGACGTGGGGCACGCTTTCCGCCAGTTGCCTTATGTCGGTCGGGTGATGGAATAG
- the argH gene encoding argininosuccinate lyase, giving the protein MSEQKSSNQMWGGRFASGPDAIMEEINASIGFDRKLYAQDIQGSLAHAAMLAKTGIIAAEDHRQIEDGLKTILKEIEEGKFTFSRKLEDIHMNIEARLAELIGPSAGRLHTARSRNDQVAVDFRLWVKRELEKTAAALKNLIEAFLERAEEHAATVMPGFTHLQTAQPVTFGHHCMAYVEMFGRDLSRVRDAIERMDESPLGAAALAGTGFPIDRHMTAKALGFREPTRNSLDSVSDRDYALEFLSLAAICAGHLSRLAEEIVIWSTPQFNFVRLSDAFSTGSSIMPQKKNPDAAELVRAKTGRINGSLVALLTIMKGLPLAYSKDMQEDKEQVFDAAENLELAIAALAGMVRDLTINVASMKKAAGSGYSTATDLADWLVRELGLPFREAHHVTGRAVALAESRKVDLSKLSLEELQSIHPGITDAVFGYLTVEKSVKSRQSFGGTAPQEVRRQIRYWKKRITRA; this is encoded by the coding sequence GGCCGTTTTGCCTCAGGCCCGGATGCGATCATGGAAGAGATCAATGCATCGATCGGCTTCGACCGCAAGCTCTATGCGCAGGATATTCAGGGCTCGCTTGCCCATGCAGCCATGCTGGCAAAGACGGGCATTATTGCGGCGGAAGACCATCGCCAGATCGAAGATGGCCTGAAAACCATTCTCAAGGAAATCGAGGAAGGCAAGTTCACATTCTCGCGCAAGCTCGAAGACATTCACATGAATATCGAAGCGCGGCTTGCCGAACTGATCGGCCCTTCCGCCGGACGTCTCCACACCGCCCGCTCGCGCAACGATCAGGTGGCCGTTGACTTCCGCCTCTGGGTCAAGCGGGAACTGGAAAAGACCGCCGCCGCGCTCAAGAACCTGATCGAAGCATTCCTGGAGCGCGCCGAAGAACACGCCGCCACCGTGATGCCGGGTTTCACCCATCTCCAGACCGCGCAGCCCGTCACCTTCGGCCATCACTGCATGGCCTATGTGGAAATGTTCGGCCGCGACCTGTCGCGCGTGCGCGATGCCATCGAGCGCATGGACGAATCGCCTTTGGGCGCAGCAGCCCTTGCAGGCACGGGCTTCCCGATCGACCGTCATATGACCGCCAAGGCGCTCGGCTTTCGTGAGCCGACCCGCAATTCGCTCGACAGCGTTTCCGACCGTGACTACGCGCTGGAATTCCTGTCGCTTGCCGCGATCTGCGCCGGCCATCTGTCGCGGCTGGCCGAAGAGATCGTCATCTGGTCCACACCGCAGTTCAATTTCGTGCGGCTTTCGGACGCCTTTTCGACCGGCTCGTCCATCATGCCGCAGAAGAAGAACCCGGATGCCGCCGAACTGGTTCGCGCCAAGACGGGCCGCATCAACGGATCGCTGGTTGCACTTCTGACCATCATGAAGGGGCTGCCGCTCGCCTATTCCAAGGACATGCAGGAAGACAAGGAACAGGTCTTCGACGCTGCCGAAAATCTGGAACTCGCCATTGCGGCCTTGGCTGGCATGGTGCGCGACCTGACGATTAATGTGGCCTCGATGAAGAAGGCGGCAGGTTCCGGCTATTCCACTGCGACCGATCTCGCCGACTGGCTGGTGCGCGAATTGGGACTTCCCTTCCGCGAGGCCCATCATGTGACCGGTCGCGCCGTCGCTCTGGCCGAAAGCCGCAAGGTCGATCTGTCGAAGCTGTCGCTGGAGGAACTGCAATCGATCCATCCGGGTATCACCGATGCCGTTTTCGGCTACCTGACAGTCGAAAAATCGGTAAAGAGCCGCCAGTCCTTCGGCGGCACGGCCCCGCAGGAAGTGCGCCGCCAGATCCGTTACTGGAAGAAGCGCATTACCAGGGCCTGA
- a CDS encoding class I SAM-dependent methyltransferase codes for MHPDIIELRSFYDTTLGHLAERAIRMALAGLWDRVPGERLVGMGYSLPYLDRFSADTERTFAFMPAGQGAVAWPSVEKPATALVFDEELPLPDSSIDRVLMVHALEYAENPTETLKEMWRVLAPNGRLVIVVPNRRGLWARFEHTPFGSGRPYSRTQLTTLLREANFTVSTVSDALHFPPATRRWMMRPCLALEGMGRRLWPVFSGVLVVEAQKRLYQGLPVAQRSSRRVFVPVLAPQGTPVGGLRKVPAGTGKTDRKN; via the coding sequence ATGCATCCGGACATCATCGAACTGCGATCATTTTACGATACCACTCTGGGCCATCTCGCGGAACGCGCCATCCGTATGGCGCTTGCCGGGCTATGGGATCGTGTGCCGGGAGAGCGGCTTGTCGGCATGGGCTACAGCCTGCCCTATCTCGACCGTTTCAGCGCCGATACGGAGCGGACCTTTGCCTTCATGCCTGCCGGTCAGGGAGCCGTCGCCTGGCCGTCTGTGGAAAAGCCGGCGACAGCGCTCGTTTTCGACGAGGAACTGCCGCTGCCCGATTCTTCGATTGATCGCGTGCTCATGGTGCATGCGCTGGAATATGCGGAGAACCCGACGGAAACGCTGAAGGAGATGTGGCGCGTTCTCGCGCCCAATGGGCGGCTCGTTATCGTGGTGCCGAACCGGCGGGGTCTCTGGGCCCGCTTCGAGCATACGCCCTTCGGTAGCGGGCGCCCCTATAGCCGTACCCAGCTGACGACCTTGCTGCGCGAGGCGAATTTCACCGTCAGCACTGTGAGTGACGCGCTGCACTTCCCTCCCGCCACGCGGCGATGGATGATGCGGCCCTGTCTCGCGCTCGAAGGCATGGGGCGGCGGCTGTGGCCGGTCTTTTCCGGCGTTCTGGTGGTGGAAGCACAGAAGCGGCTTTATCAGGGACTGCCGGTTGCCCAGCGCTCGTCGCGCCGTGTTTTCGTTCCGGTTCTTGCGCCGCAAGGAACACCTGTCGGCGGGTTGCGGAAGGTACCGGCAGGAACCGGCAAGACAGATCGCAAAAACTAG
- the lysA gene encoding diaminopimelate decarboxylase — MNHFEYRNGVVHAENISLPEIAQAVGTPFYVYSRATVERHFRVFSEAFAGMETLVTYALKANSNQAVLKTLAKLGAGADTVSEGEIRRALAAGIPANKIVFSGVGKTPHEMDFALEAGIYCFNVESEPELEILSARAVRAGKVASVSLRINPDVDAKTHAKISTGKSENKFGIPRVKAREAYARAASLPGLDVVGIDMHIGSQIIDLEPFDDAFALMAQLVKELQADGHNIRHVDVGGGLGIPYRTDNTPPPLPVAYAEIVARHIKPLGLKTVFEPGRLIVGNAGLLVTEVIFVKEGDAKNFVIVDAAMNDLIRPTLYDAFHDIKPVTLPKDDAPRIRADFVGPVCETGDYLGLDREVAKPAPGDLIAVCTTGAYGAVLSSTYNSRLLIPEVLVDGDRYHVVRPRRTYEELLALDSVPEWL; from the coding sequence GTGAACCATTTCGAATATCGCAACGGCGTCGTTCACGCCGAAAATATCAGCCTGCCTGAAATCGCACAGGCCGTCGGTACGCCGTTTTACGTCTATTCCCGCGCGACCGTGGAGCGCCATTTCCGCGTGTTCAGCGAAGCCTTCGCCGGTATGGAAACGCTCGTTACCTATGCGCTGAAAGCCAATTCCAACCAGGCCGTCCTGAAAACGCTGGCCAAGCTGGGCGCGGGTGCCGACACCGTTTCGGAGGGCGAGATTCGCCGTGCGCTTGCGGCAGGCATCCCGGCAAACAAGATCGTGTTTTCCGGCGTAGGCAAGACGCCGCACGAAATGGATTTTGCGTTGGAAGCTGGCATTTATTGCTTCAACGTGGAATCCGAACCGGAACTCGAAATTCTTTCGGCCCGCGCCGTCAGGGCAGGCAAGGTTGCATCCGTATCGCTGCGTATCAACCCTGATGTGGATGCCAAGACCCACGCCAAGATTTCGACCGGCAAGTCCGAGAACAAGTTCGGCATTCCCCGCGTCAAGGCGCGGGAAGCCTATGCCCGTGCAGCAAGCCTCCCCGGTCTCGACGTGGTCGGCATCGATATGCATATCGGCAGCCAGATCATCGACCTGGAACCATTCGACGATGCGTTTGCACTGATGGCGCAACTGGTCAAGGAATTGCAGGCCGACGGCCACAATATCCGCCACGTCGACGTTGGCGGCGGATTGGGCATTCCTTATCGCACCGACAATACGCCGCCACCTTTGCCCGTGGCTTATGCTGAAATCGTCGCCAGGCATATCAAGCCGCTCGGTCTCAAGACCGTGTTCGAACCGGGCCGCCTGATTGTCGGCAATGCAGGACTTCTGGTGACGGAAGTGATCTTCGTGAAGGAAGGCGATGCCAAGAACTTCGTCATCGTCGATGCGGCGATGAACGATTTGATTCGTCCCACCCTTTACGATGCGTTCCACGACATCAAGCCGGTCACCCTGCCGAAAGACGATGCGCCGCGTATCCGCGCCGATTTCGTTGGCCCGGTCTGTGAAACCGGCGATTATCTGGGCCTCGACCGGGAAGTGGCCAAACCGGCGCCCGGCGACCTGATTGCCGTCTGCACCACGGGCGCTTATGGCGCCGTGCTCTCCAGCACTTACAACAGTCGGCTGCTTATTCCGGAAGTGCTGGTGGATGGCGACCGCTATCACGTCGTGCGCCCGCGCCGAACTTATGAAGAACTGCTCGCGCTCGATTCCGTGCCCGAGTGGTTATAA
- the hisC gene encoding histidinol-phosphate transaminase — translation MTDTQNLTRPQPKAGLLDIAAYVPGKEHVEGVAKVYKLSSNETPIGPSPHAVEAYRRAGEKLELYPDGQALALRQAIAETQALNLANIMCGNGSDELLGLLCQTYLAPGDETIITEHGFAVYKIQTLGAGATPVTVKEKNERIDVDAILAGLSPRTKIVFIANPGNPTGTYLPFEEVRRLHAGLPKHVLLVLDAAYAEYVRRNDYEAGLELVSSNENVVMTRTFSKIHGLPGLRIGWMYAPLHVIDAVNRIRGPFNMNSAAIAAGAAAIRDRAHVDKSIAYNEKWLGWLTEEFTKLGLRVTPSVTNFLLIHFPEDAAHSADKADEWLSRRGYILRRVGGYGFPNALRITVGPEEANRGVVAALTEFLK, via the coding sequence ATGACCGATACGCAGAACCTTACCCGTCCCCAGCCCAAGGCAGGCCTGCTCGACATCGCGGCCTACGTACCCGGCAAGGAACATGTGGAAGGCGTCGCCAAGGTCTATAAGCTCTCGTCCAACGAAACGCCGATCGGTCCGAGCCCGCATGCCGTGGAAGCCTATCGACGCGCAGGCGAAAAACTGGAGCTTTATCCCGACGGGCAGGCGCTGGCTCTGCGGCAGGCGATTGCCGAAACGCAGGCGCTCAATTTAGCGAATATCATGTGCGGCAACGGCTCCGACGAACTGCTTGGGCTGCTCTGCCAGACCTATCTTGCTCCGGGCGATGAAACCATCATCACCGAACACGGATTTGCGGTTTATAAGATCCAGACCCTGGGTGCGGGTGCAACGCCGGTCACCGTCAAGGAGAAGAACGAGCGGATCGATGTGGACGCCATTCTGGCTGGCCTGTCGCCGCGCACGAAGATCGTCTTCATCGCCAATCCGGGCAATCCGACCGGGACCTATCTTCCTTTCGAGGAAGTCCGTCGCCTTCATGCCGGACTGCCCAAGCATGTGCTTCTTGTTCTCGATGCGGCCTATGCCGAATATGTGCGCCGCAACGACTACGAAGCAGGCCTTGAACTCGTTTCTTCCAACGAGAATGTCGTCATGACGCGCACCTTCTCGAAAATCCATGGGCTGCCGGGCCTGCGTATCGGCTGGATGTATGCGCCCCTGCACGTCATCGATGCCGTCAATCGCATTCGCGGACCGTTCAACATGAACTCGGCTGCCATTGCAGCAGGCGCTGCCGCTATCCGGGACCGCGCCCATGTCGACAAGTCGATCGCCTACAATGAGAAATGGCTTGGCTGGCTGACCGAGGAGTTCACAAAGCTCGGACTTCGGGTAACACCTTCGGTCACGAATTTCCTGCTGATCCACTTTCCCGAAGATGCTGCGCATTCGGCGGACAAGGCTGACGAATGGCTTTCAAGACGCGGTTATATCCTGCGTCGCGTCGGCGGTTACGGCTTTCCGAATGCATTGCGCATTACGGTTGGACCGGAAGAAGCCAATCGCGGCGTCGTCGCCGCCCTGACCGAATTTTTGAAGTAA
- a CDS encoding YggT family protein yields MIALFRTIDLALDIYTYIIIASAIFSWLYAFNVVNSGNRFVASIGEFLYKVTEPVLRPIRNLLPNLGGIDISPIILLLIIFFIRQFMWTTLLPLFL; encoded by the coding sequence ATGATCGCATTGTTCCGCACCATTGATCTGGCGCTTGATATCTATACCTATATCATTATTGCGAGCGCCATTTTCTCATGGCTCTATGCGTTCAATGTCGTCAATTCCGGCAACCGGTTCGTGGCGTCGATCGGGGAGTTTCTCTATAAGGTAACGGAACCCGTCTTGCGGCCAATCCGCAATCTTCTGCCCAATCTGGGCGGCATCGATATTTCACCGATCATACTGCTGCTGATCATCTTCTTCATCCGCCAATTCATGTGGACGACGCTGCTGCCGCTTTTCCTTTAA
- the lptM gene encoding LPS translocon maturation chaperone LptM, protein MTGRSAISSVLLIAALAATLAACGRKGPLEPPPSAVVTDEQGHTKPKPKEDKPIILDKLL, encoded by the coding sequence ATGACAGGCCGCTCCGCCATTTCTTCCGTGCTTCTGATCGCCGCCCTTGCGGCCACGCTTGCCGCTTGCGGCCGCAAGGGCCCGCTTGAGCCGCCGCCATCTGCCGTCGTGACCGACGAACAGGGTCACACCAAGCCGAAACCGAAAGAAGACAAGCCGATCATCCTCGACAAGCTGTTGTAA
- a CDS encoding DUF2125 domain-containing protein codes for MAHTGMNAPKARKRPITLLVILVVLVAGYTAGWFYIANKLEARAKADMARLAAQGVGVKCEDLRMGGYPLRVNVICDSISWQRPSEGISFRAGRFTSGSPVYAPRSLSNDLAGPAFIEFPGLAPLEVNWSKFTSNTRLARPFPTEIELAAREVAVGLRTETTTTEPLSTLEQMDFRLSEADGILKLNGRFAGLKLAKAAIGNATSPEVDGVADIDVSDAATLLARSDAPFHQRLRGHSGTVNQAFLSMPNGAMVSVAGPFSIDADGLINADVKLTLVNPQSLAQAGQTVFPEQGGNIATVLFALSAMPKDENGNPVMEIAVRKGKVSAGFIPLGRLPAL; via the coding sequence ATGGCGCATACTGGAATGAACGCACCGAAAGCCAGAAAGCGTCCTATAACGCTCCTCGTCATTCTTGTTGTCCTGGTTGCTGGCTATACGGCGGGCTGGTTCTATATCGCAAACAAGCTTGAAGCACGAGCCAAGGCTGACATGGCCAGGCTTGCCGCTCAGGGTGTCGGCGTGAAATGCGAAGACCTGCGCATGGGCGGCTATCCGCTGCGCGTCAATGTCATCTGCGACAGTATTTCATGGCAGCGCCCCTCCGAAGGGATCTCGTTCCGCGCCGGGCGGTTTACCTCCGGCTCTCCTGTCTATGCACCGCGTTCCCTGTCGAATGACCTGGCGGGCCCCGCCTTCATCGAATTTCCGGGGCTGGCGCCGCTGGAAGTGAACTGGAGCAAATTTACTTCCAACACCCGGCTGGCGCGTCCTTTCCCGACCGAAATCGAACTGGCCGCGCGCGAAGTCGCGGTTGGTCTGCGCACGGAAACCACGACGACGGAGCCGCTCAGCACGCTCGAGCAGATGGATTTCCGCTTGAGCGAAGCGGATGGCATCCTGAAGCTCAATGGCCGCTTTGCCGGATTGAAGCTCGCGAAGGCGGCGATAGGCAATGCAACCAGCCCTGAAGTCGATGGCGTGGCAGATATTGATGTGTCCGATGCCGCAACACTGCTGGCGAGGAGCGACGCACCGTTTCATCAACGGCTGCGCGGGCATTCCGGCACTGTCAATCAGGCTTTCCTGTCCATGCCCAATGGAGCCATGGTTTCCGTTGCGGGACCGTTTTCCATCGATGCGGACGGGCTGATCAATGCGGATGTGAAGCTGACGCTGGTCAACCCGCAATCGCTGGCACAGGCGGGGCAGACGGTGTTTCCCGAGCAGGGCGGCAATATAGCCACCGTGCTGTTTGCTCTCTCGGCCATGCCGAAAGACGAAAACGGCAATCCCGTGATGGAAATTGCCGTTCGCAAGGGCAAGGTCAGCGCCGGATTCATTCCACTTGGACGGTTGCCCGCTCTTTAG
- a CDS encoding prephenate/arogenate dehydrogenase family protein has product MSTVHFNKIALVGIGLIGSSLARVIRREKLADHIAIATRSSETLKRAEELGLGDSYATDSAEAVKDADLVIVSVPVGSSGTVARQIAANLKPGAIVTDVGSTKASVIAQMQPELPDTVHFIPGHPLAGTEYSGPDAGFAELFTNRWCILTPLPDTDEAALEKLSDFWSACGSRLDRMDPQHHDLVLAIVSHLPHIIAYNIVGTASDLEQVTKSEVIKYSASGFRDFTRLAASDPTMWRDVCLHNKDAILEMLGRFSEDLASLQRSIRWGDGEALFDLFTRTRAVRRGIIDAGQEVDAPDFGRQAATRA; this is encoded by the coding sequence ATGTCCACGGTCCATTTCAACAAGATCGCCCTGGTCGGCATCGGCCTTATCGGTTCGTCGCTCGCGCGCGTCATTCGACGTGAGAAGCTTGCCGATCACATCGCCATCGCCACGCGCAGCAGCGAAACGCTGAAGCGCGCCGAGGAACTGGGGCTCGGCGACAGTTACGCCACGGATAGCGCTGAGGCCGTCAAGGATGCCGATCTCGTCATCGTGTCTGTGCCGGTCGGCTCGTCAGGCACCGTCGCGCGCCAGATCGCTGCAAATCTCAAACCCGGCGCCATCGTAACCGACGTTGGCTCCACCAAGGCGTCCGTGATTGCCCAGATGCAGCCGGAATTGCCCGACACCGTGCACTTCATTCCCGGCCACCCGCTGGCGGGAACGGAATATTCCGGCCCGGACGCGGGCTTTGCAGAACTCTTCACCAATCGCTGGTGCATTCTGACGCCCCTGCCCGATACGGATGAAGCGGCGCTGGAAAAGCTGAGCGATTTCTGGAGCGCCTGCGGCTCGCGCCTTGATCGCATGGACCCGCAGCACCACGATCTGGTGCTGGCCATCGTCTCGCATCTGCCGCATATCATCGCCTACAATATCGTCGGTACGGCCAGCGATCTGGAACAGGTGACGAAATCGGAAGTCATCAAATACTCCGCTTCCGGTTTCCGCGATTTCACGCGTCTGGCCGCCTCCGACCCGACAATGTGGCGCGACGTGTGCCTGCACAACAAGGACGCGATCCTCGAAATGCTCGGGCGTTTTTCGGAAGACCTTGCCTCGCTGCAACGTTCGATCCGCTGGGGCGACGGTGAAGCACTGTTCGACCTTTTCACGCGCACACGCGCCGTGCGGCGCGGCATCATTGATGCCGGACAGGAAGTTGATGCGCCGGACTTTGGCCGTCAGGCTGCGACGCGCGCATAG